DNA sequence from the Streptomyces canus genome:
TCAACATCACCTACGGGTCCGACTCCGACAACCGCGACGGCGCATTCAAGAACGGCGAGTTCGAGGCCACCTTGCCTCTGAACGACGACGCCCTGTATTACCACGTCACCGCGCAGCTCCAGGGGTCCGGGGACATCCACTGCTCCATCACGGTCGGCGGGAAGACGAAGAAGGCCCACGCGGCGGGCGACTACAACATCTGTATGGCCCAGCTCAGTTCGGGACTGCTGGGAGGGTGGCACTGACGATGGTCGACAGCACTCCGCAACCGCCCGCCACTCCGCCGCCGCCCGCCACTCCGCCCCCGCCCGCCTTCCCGCCGCCCGAGGTGCTGACTCCGCCGAGGAGGCACCGCACCAGCGCGATCGTCATCGGCGCGGCCGCCGCCGTGATCGCCGCAATCGTCACCACAGGCGTTGTCGTCGGGCAGTCCACGAACGACGACGACAAGCCGGCCGGTGTCGCGGCATCGAGCGTCCCGGACGCGGACGCCGTCAGCCCCGTCAGGGATCCGGACCCGGAACCGACGTACGCCGAGGTCGACGCCGACAGCTTCTCGATAGACCTGCGCACCACCGCGCGGCAGTGCTTCGGATCAGCGGGCTGCAACGTGACCGTGGCACCGGAGCTCACCTACCTGGGCAGCAGTGGGGACCTCGACCCGGACGCCGTCTACGAGATCACCTACGAGATCCACGGCGACGAGTCCGGGCCGGTCATCCAGACCGCCGAGCTGACGAACCAGACCAGCCTCAGCTACAGACCGTCTCTGATCAGCACCGCTTCGGCGAGCAGCACAGAGCTCTCCGTGGAGATCACCGACATCCAGCAGGGCTGAGGCGATACAGGTATCAGTTCAAGGTGAGTTCCAGGACCGTCACCGACAGCGGTGGCAGCGTGCTCGTGAACGTCGCCGCCGCGCCGGTCACCGTGCGGGAAGTGGGCACGAGGGTGTCGGGCTCGGTCAGGGTGTTCGTCGCCGTTGGTGACGGTCCCGTCAGGACCGTGGCCGTGGCGGTCTTCCTGACCCCCTTCGCCAAGCCCCGCAGCTCCACCGGCACCTCCACCTTCTCCGTTCCGTAGTTCACCACCGCCAGGTACAGCCGCTTCCCGGAGCGCGTCGCCACCGTCGCCAGGCCCGGCAACGCGCGTGCCGTGGCCGGCAGGACCGTGTCTCCCAGCCTGCTCGTCAGCATCTGCTGGGCCCAGTAGCTGGGGGAGACGTAGCTCGTGAGGTTGTCGTAGGCGATCAGGTTCGTCGCCCAGACGTTGTTCTTCACGTGGGAGAACAAGGGCGCGTAGCACTCCATCAGGACCTGGTCGGAGTTGCGGATCAGGCCGGCCAGCCAAGACGCGTCGCCCAGAGCGGCGTTGAGGTCGGGGGTGGGGCGGCCCTCCTGGGCGGCCCACTCGCCTACGAAGACCTTCGTCGAGGCGCGGTCCCTGTTGTCGTACTTGTGGGTGGCTGCCTGGGCTGCGGACGGGGCCAGGTAATAGTGCTCGTCTATCAGGTCCGGGGTGCGGCTCGTCACCGTTGTCGTCGCGATCAGCTTCAGGTGGGGGTACTTCGCCTTGATCGCGTCGTAGAAGTCCGCGAAGCGGGAGTCGTACGAGCCCGATCCGTCGAACCAGTCCTCGTTGCCGATCTCCACGTACTCCAGCGGGAACGGCTTCGGGTGGCCGTCGGCCGCACGCCGGGCGCCCCACTTGCTGGTGACCGGACCCGTCACGTACTCGATCTCGTCCAGGGCGTCCTGGATGAACGGCTTGAGCGCGTCGCCCGTGACGTGTTCGCCCCTCAGGGTGTAACCGGCGAAGACGGCCAGGACCGGTTGGGCCTTCATGTCCTCTACCCAGTGCAGGTATTCCATGAGGCCCAGTCCGTCCGTGGACCAGTAGCCCCACGCGTCGTCCATGTGGCCGGGGCGCTCCCAGACCGGGCCGATCGTGTTCTTCCAGTTGAAGCGGGTCGCGATCGTGTTGCCCTCCAGGAAGTTGCCGCCGGGGAAGCGCAGGAACTTCGGCTTCAGGGCGACCAGCTTCTCCATCAGGTCGATGCGCAGGCCGTTGGGGCGGCTGTTGTAGGTCGGCGGGAAGAGGGAGACGTGCTGGAGCCACAGCGTCTCGCCCGCGGCGGTCGGGTCGGCCGTGGTGACGGTCAGTCTTGCGTCGCCCGTGACCGGGGCGCCCGCACCCGTGCGCAGGGTCAGTTCGAAGGGGCGGTCGGGGAAGGTCGTACCGATGTGCGCGATCCTCGCGGAGGCGTACACCGTTCCCCCGTCCGCCGACTCGATCGACACCGTGAGCGGGCCTATGCGGCGTGAGGCCTTCGCGAACAGGCGGGCCGTGTAAGTGGTTCGGGGGCGGACGGGGATGCCCCAGAAGCCGTCGTTCGCCACACCGGCTCGGATGCCGGCCCCTGTACCGCTCGGCAGCACCACCTTGAGGGAGCGGTTCAGCGCCTCGTTCAACGGCGTGGCCGTGTCCAGCGTCAACGTCGTGCCGCCCACCGCGGACCAGTGGACCGGTGACGTGTCGCTGGCCATCATCGAGCGGTTCTGCACCAACTCGGCGTAGATGCCGCCCTCGCCGGAGTGGTTGATGTCCTCGAACATCAGGCCCGGGAGGATGGGGGAGACCGCGTGAGCAGGATGTGCTACGTCCACGCTCAGCAGCGGTGTCGTCGACTCCACCGGCACTCCTGCCAACGTCGCCACCTGGTCCGAGGTGAGGGCAGTCGGGAACAGCTGTACGTCGTCGATCAGGCCGTGCCACTGGTCGACCTGTCCGCCGCCGTACAGCGCGCGGCCGATGGCGGTGGCGCCGGTGCCGGCCCAACCTGCCGTGTAGGCGGTCTCGCCTTCGAGCACGCCGTTGACGTACAGGCGGGTGACGCCTTCCGCGGCGTCGCTGACGCCGACCAGGTGGGTCCAGGTGCCTGCGGTCGGGGCGGAGGCGGCGGCCGCGACGGCGGCTCCCTGGGTGGCGTCGGACGCGAGCCGGGCGAAGGCGAACGTGCCGGTGTCGTCTCGTAGACCCAGGTAGAAGGCGCTGACCGCCGTGCCGTCGATGCTGACTGCGGTCTGGTAGCCGCCCAGCTGGGCGAGGTTGACCCAGGCGGCCACCGAGAATGCCTTCGAGGTGTCGACGACCGGTCCGGACGCGGTGGCGTTGCCGCCCGCCGTGAGGCTCAGGCTGTGGGTGCCGACCTTGCCGGTGTCCCAGCCGGCCGCGCCCTGGAGCGTGGCGGTGTGGGCGTTGCCGGACGCGTCGGCGGCGGTGGTGCCGGAGCCTTCGTCGAAGCTCCAGTGCGCGGCCGCGGCGGGGAGGGCGACGGGAGCGGCCACGGCTGCGGGAGCGGCGGCAGCGGGAACGGAACCGGCGAAGGTCCCGGCCAGGGACGTGACACCGATGGCGGTCAGGACGGTCCTGCGGGACGGTCCGGCTTCTGAGGGCATGCGCAGTTCCTTCGTGTCAGATGTAACCAGGTGAACCCAGATGAACCGATGAAGCGCGGGCCCGTCGGCGGGGAGGGGCCGACGGGCCCGCGATGGCCCCGACCGTCAGGTCACGGCGCGATGTTCCACTGCTGGCACGCGTTGTCGAGCTGCTGCCACTGGCGGACCGCCGTGCCGTTGGCCGTTCCGCAGTTCGCCACGTCCAGCGTCATGCCGGTGTTGACGTTGGAGATCGTGTAGTGACTGCCGACCTTCGTGACGTCCCACTGCTGGCAGGTGTTGCCGAGCGAGGCCCACAGCTGGACGGCCGTGCCGTTGCTCTGCGCGCAGTTCTTGTCGTCCAGGACCGTGCCGCTGTTGACGTTGCTGATCGTGTAGTGGCCGTTGCCCGCACTGGCGAACTTCCACTGCTGGCAGGTGTTGCCGAGTGAGGCCCAGATGTCGATCGACGTCCCGTTGCCGGTGCCGCAGTTGACCGCGTCCAGGACCTTGCCGGAGTTGGCGTTGGTCAGGCGGTAGGCGGTGCCGGTGACCGGGAAGTTCGCGGCGGGGGTGGTGTAGCCGACGGAGGTGATGTTGGCCTGTACGGCGTTGTCGGCGGCGTCGGTCGGGTAGCCCGAGGTCATGACGCCCTCGAAGAAGGAGCCGTCCGAGCCGTTGCTGTTGTCACCGCCGGTGCCGAGGACGATGGCGCCCTCCAAGTGCATCGGGGTGTATCCGCCGAGGTTGGGTAGCGCGCCGTTGTACCAGGTGGTCAGTGAGCCCGATTGTGCGTTGCCGCCCTTGATCGCGTAGGTGGTCGTGCCGTTGTTCTTCTCCAAGGCGGTGACGTACTCGCTGGAGTTGCCCTTGTTGTTGGTGTTCGAGCCGTTGCCGCCGGCGAACAGGCCGTTCTCCAGGTCGGCCTGGACCCAAGGGCCCGAGCCGGAGCAAGGGGCGAACCAGCACTCCGTACCGAAGTTGATCGCGTCCATGTGACCGTTGCCGGTGTCGTTGCCTGACGTCTCGGCGTTGCCGTAGTCGAAGCAGCAGCGGTTGTTCACGTGGTGGCCGCTGGTCACCATGTACGCGCCCTCGGGGGAGCTGCCGGTGGCGATGCCCGTGGTGCTGTTGTCGCGGTAGCCGACGCCGGCGGAGACGAAGATGCCGTACGCCTTGTGGCCGCCGACCGTGACCGGAAGGGCGTCGGCGATCGCGCCGACGTCCTGGCCGCCGTTGCCGCCGGGCCCCTCGATGGTCAGGTCGTTGTGGTGCGTGCTCTGGTCGTAGATCTTGGTGATGGTGCAGGTCGTCCCGGAGCAGAAGGAGTCCTGGGCCGCCGCGTTGGCGTAGCCGCCGGCGCTGAGGACGCCGATGTTGGTGGTCGCGCCGTCCGAAGCGCGCTTGACCTGGTAGAGGGAGCCGCTGTAGGAGGCGTAGAGCGCCCGCGTGGTGCTGTGTGCCGCGGCGCACGGTGTCCCCGCGGAGGCGTAGATGTCGCAGGGCAGGGACGTTGCGGCCGCTGCCGTGCCCGCGGTGCCGACGACTCCGGCCAGGATGCCCCCGACGAGCGTGAGGACCGCGCCCAGTGTCAGCAGGAGCCCTCTCAGGCGCGGGCCTCGCAGCCGACTTCGCACCGGGCTTCCCACTCGATTGCTCACTCGGCCTGTCACTCGACTCACTCGACGCACTCGACCTGTCACGGTGAACCTCTTCCGTCGTGGCTTCTTCTCTCGTCCGGCGCCATGTGCTCCGGGAGACAGAAATGTGGGCGCTAACATTTCGGGCCCTCATCGGCGCACGTGCGAGCCGTACGGGAGGGCGAGGGAGGGGGGTAGGGGAGGGGGAGGGGGAGGGCCGGACTGGGCGATCCGCGGATCGAGCAGTGTCGTGGGGAGTGTCACTGCTGGTCAGGGCGGTGGATCGGTCCGGGGTGGGGGACTTGTGGGGGTGCCGTTCGCACGCGTTCGGCGAGCTGGACGGCCGCTCTTGTGGCACCGTCTTTTTACGGCCCGATGAATACCGGGTCAACACGGTCGAACAGTCAAGAGTGCGGAAACAAAAGCTGTGCCGTCTGTTTACCCGGGTGCGCGGCGATGCCGGAAGGGACGTTCGGCCGACCAGTACTGCCAGGTCAAACGGCTCTTTGCCTGCGCGTCGAAGTCCGGAAAACCCGTGATCGAGGGGCCCGGGCTGCCTTGTCCCCGAAGAATGTGTGCGCTAACAATTCGCTCAACAGCGTGCCGCTCCCACCGGAGAAGCAGCTGATCGACTACAACACGACGGTGTGTGAGGAGGCGGGACATGGAGGGCGATCGCGCACCGGTGATGGCGGACGTGGCCCGCATCGCGGGAGTCTCGCACCAGACCGTCTCCCGGGTCCTCAACGACCACCCCAACGTCCGGCCCCGCACCCGGGAACGCGTGCTCGCCGCCGTCCGTGAACTCGGCTACCGCCCCAACGCCGCCGCCCGCACCCTGGCGACCCGCCGCACCCGCACCCTGGGTGTGATCAGCTTCAACACCACGCTGTACGGCCCCGCTTGCATGCTCTACGGCATCGAGCAGGCGGCCAGGGAGCACGAGTACTTCGTCACCGTGGCGGCGGTCGGCTCACTCGACCGGTATTCGGTGCTGGACGCCGTGGACCGGCTGCGCGACCAGAACGTGGCGGGGATCGTCGTCATCGCGCCCCAGACCGCCGCGGTGGGCGCACTGGCCAACGTGCCGACGGACGTACCCCTGGTCGCGGTCGGCTGCGGCACCCACACCGCGCTGGTCTCGGTCGCCGTGGACAACGAGGCGGGTGCCGAACTGGCCACCTCCTACCTGCTCGACCTCGGCCATCGCACCGTGCACCATCTGGTCGGGCCGCGTTCCTGGCTCGACGCGCAGGAACGCGAGGCCGGCTGGCGCGCCGCGCTGGAGAAGCGGGGGGCTCCCGTGCCCGAACCGCTGGCCGGCGCCGACTGGACGGCTCGTACCGGATACGAGCACGGCCGTCGGATCGCCGCCGACCCCGAGGTCACCGCGGTGTTCTGCGCCAACGACCACCTGGCCCTCGGCCTGCTGCGGGCCCTGCAGCAAGCAGGACGCCGGGTGCCGGAGGACATCAGCGTCGTGGGTTTCGACGACATGCCGGAGACCGAGTACTTCGGCCCGTCACTGACCACCGTCCGCCAGGACTTCGACGAACTCGGCCGCCGTGCCCTGCGGGCGCTGATCGAGCTCGTCGGCGATCCGGACGCCGGGATCCCGGCATCCGGCGAGAGGCCCCACATCGTCATCCCGCCCAGCCTCGTCGTGCGGACCTCGGCGACCCGCCCGCGACCCCGAACGGAAAGTCCGACATGACCCGTCCCTGCTAGCGCTTCGGCGCCAACTCCCTCATCAGCAAGTCATGTTGTGAGCAGTGTGCCGTTCGGGCAGCCGCCGCGCCGACCATGAGCGATCGGCCGTGACGCCCCCGACGTACGACGGCTCCACTCCCGCCCACCGCTTCGAGCGGTCGGCCCCTCCCCGGTCCTGAGACCTCGTCAGGCATCCCGCGCCCTCGCCGCGCTCACCCCGATGAGCCCCCCGCCCGGCGACGCCGACGCCCTACGCCACGTACCGCTTCCAAGTGGCCCCACACCTGCACCGCCTCCCCGGCAGCGGCATGCCCGTGAACAGGTGTGCGTTCCCAGCGTTCCAGCGTTCCCACCCATCCCGAGACACCAGACAGACACGCCAAGAAGGGCGCTGATCACCCATGCTCCGTACCAGAAGGTCCCGCACCGCAGCCACCGCGACCGCCGTGCTCCTCTCGCTCGCCGCCGCGGGCTGCTCCAAGAGCGCGGGCGGCTCCGACGCGTCCAGCTCGGCCGGTACCAAGGCCGCCGCCCCGGTCACGCTGGCCGGCTCGGTCACCTTCAACCAGACGAACCTCGCCAAGCTCGACGCGGCGCTGAAGTCCGCGCTGGCCGGCAAGGACCTGTCCAAGGTCGACATCGCGATGGTCGTGAACGTGGCCGCCGACTACTGGAAGGCCGGTCAGGTCGGCTTCCTCAAGGGCTGCTCCGACCTCGGCATCGCGAAGAGCAAGTGCACCTACTTCGCCCCGCCCGGCGGCAAGCTGACCGAGCAGAACTCGGAGCTGGAGACCCTGCGTTCGCAGGGAGTCACCGGCTACTCGATCTCGGCGATCGACCCGACGTCGGCCGCCGGAACCATCCACACCGACGTCCAGAAGGGCATCGGCGTCCTGGCGATCGACTCGCCGCTGCCGGGCACCGACGCCGCCTCGCTCTACCTGGGCACCCCGAACTACACCGCCGGCTTCCAGGCGGGCACCGCGATGAAGCAGGTGCTCGCCGGCAAGGGCAAGGTGGCCATTCTGGTCGGCTCCCTCACCGCCTCCAACGCCACCCAGCGGATCGCCGGCTTCGAGGCCGCGCTCAAGGGCACCGAGATCACGGTCGCCCAGAAGGTCAACGACAACCTCCAGGCCAGTACGGCGACTTCGGACGCGGAGACCATCCTCGCGAACAACCCGGACGTCAACGGCCTGTACGGCGTCTACTCCTACGACGGTCCCGCGCTGGCGCAGGCGGTGACCTCGGCCGGAAAGACCTCGTCCGTGCACATCGTCTCCGACGACTCCGACGCCCAGACGCTGAAGTTCATCAAGTCCGGCGTGATCTCCGGGACCGTCGTGCAGATGCCGTACCAGCAGGGCTACACCGGGGCGTACATCCTGGCCGCGGAGAAGGTGCTGGGCAAGGACAAGACGATGGCGCTCGTCAAGCCGTACCTGGAGAAGGACGGTTCGACCCTGAGTTCCGGCGTGGGCCTGGTCACCAAGTCCGACCTGAGCGCGTACCAGTCCCTCGAGTCGCAGCTCGGGATCGGCTGAGCATGACGGCCACGAAGAACGTCCCGGACAACGCCCCGGACCGCGCGGTCACCGCGCGGCTGCGGGGGGTGCACAAGTCCTACGGACCGGTGCGCGTCCTCGACCTGCCCGAACTCGACCTCTACGCCGGCCAGGTGATCGGCGTGGTGGGCGAGAACGGCGCCGGGAAGTCCACGC
Encoded proteins:
- a CDS encoding LamG-like jellyroll fold domain-containing protein — protein: MPSEAGPSRRTVLTAIGVTSLAGTFAGSVPAAAAPAAVAAPVALPAAAAHWSFDEGSGTTAADASGNAHTATLQGAAGWDTGKVGTHSLSLTAGGNATASGPVVDTSKAFSVAAWVNLAQLGGYQTAVSIDGTAVSAFYLGLRDDTGTFAFARLASDATQGAAVAAAASAPTAGTWTHLVGVSDAAEGVTRLYVNGVLEGETAYTAGWAGTGATAIGRALYGGGQVDQWHGLIDDVQLFPTALTSDQVATLAGVPVESTTPLLSVDVAHPAHAVSPILPGLMFEDINHSGEGGIYAELVQNRSMMASDTSPVHWSAVGGTTLTLDTATPLNEALNRSLKVVLPSGTGAGIRAGVANDGFWGIPVRPRTTYTARLFAKASRRIGPLTVSIESADGGTVYASARIAHIGTTFPDRPFELTLRTGAGAPVTGDARLTVTTADPTAAGETLWLQHVSLFPPTYNSRPNGLRIDLMEKLVALKPKFLRFPGGNFLEGNTIATRFNWKNTIGPVWERPGHMDDAWGYWSTDGLGLMEYLHWVEDMKAQPVLAVFAGYTLRGEHVTGDALKPFIQDALDEIEYVTGPVTSKWGARRAADGHPKPFPLEYVEIGNEDWFDGSGSYDSRFADFYDAIKAKYPHLKLIATTTVTSRTPDLIDEHYYLAPSAAQAATHKYDNRDRASTKVFVGEWAAQEGRPTPDLNAALGDASWLAGLIRNSDQVLMECYAPLFSHVKNNVWATNLIAYDNLTSYVSPSYWAQQMLTSRLGDTVLPATARALPGLATVATRSGKRLYLAVVNYGTEKVEVPVELRGLAKGVRKTATATVLTGPSPTATNTLTEPDTLVPTSRTVTGAAATFTSTLPPLSVTVLELTLN
- a CDS encoding arabinofuranosidase catalytic domain-containing protein, whose product is MRSRLRGPRLRGLLLTLGAVLTLVGGILAGVVGTAGTAAAATSLPCDIYASAGTPCAAAHSTTRALYASYSGSLYQVKRASDGATTNIGVLSAGGYANAAAQDSFCSGTTCTITKIYDQSTHHNDLTIEGPGGNGGQDVGAIADALPVTVGGHKAYGIFVSAGVGYRDNSTTGIATGSSPEGAYMVTSGHHVNNRCCFDYGNAETSGNDTGNGHMDAINFGTECWFAPCSGSGPWVQADLENGLFAGGNGSNTNNKGNSSEYVTALEKNNGTTTYAIKGGNAQSGSLTTWYNGALPNLGGYTPMHLEGAIVLGTGGDNSNGSDGSFFEGVMTSGYPTDAADNAVQANITSVGYTTPAANFPVTGTAYRLTNANSGKVLDAVNCGTGNGTSIDIWASLGNTCQQWKFASAGNGHYTISNVNSGTVLDDKNCAQSNGTAVQLWASLGNTCQQWDVTKVGSHYTISNVNTGMTLDVANCGTANGTAVRQWQQLDNACQQWNIAP
- a CDS encoding LacI family DNA-binding transcriptional regulator; protein product: MEGDRAPVMADVARIAGVSHQTVSRVLNDHPNVRPRTRERVLAAVRELGYRPNAAARTLATRRTRTLGVISFNTTLYGPACMLYGIEQAAREHEYFVTVAAVGSLDRYSVLDAVDRLRDQNVAGIVVIAPQTAAVGALANVPTDVPLVAVGCGTHTALVSVAVDNEAGAELATSYLLDLGHRTVHHLVGPRSWLDAQEREAGWRAALEKRGAPVPEPLAGADWTARTGYEHGRRIAADPEVTAVFCANDHLALGLLRALQQAGRRVPEDISVVGFDDMPETEYFGPSLTTVRQDFDELGRRALRALIELVGDPDAGIPASGERPHIVIPPSLVVRTSATRPRPRTESPT
- a CDS encoding substrate-binding domain-containing protein; this encodes MLRTRRSRTAATATAVLLSLAAAGCSKSAGGSDASSSAGTKAAAPVTLAGSVTFNQTNLAKLDAALKSALAGKDLSKVDIAMVVNVAADYWKAGQVGFLKGCSDLGIAKSKCTYFAPPGGKLTEQNSELETLRSQGVTGYSISAIDPTSAAGTIHTDVQKGIGVLAIDSPLPGTDAASLYLGTPNYTAGFQAGTAMKQVLAGKGKVAILVGSLTASNATQRIAGFEAALKGTEITVAQKVNDNLQASTATSDAETILANNPDVNGLYGVYSYDGPALAQAVTSAGKTSSVHIVSDDSDAQTLKFIKSGVISGTVVQMPYQQGYTGAYILAAEKVLGKDKTMALVKPYLEKDGSTLSSGVGLVTKSDLSAYQSLESQLGIG